A region of Beijerinckia sp. 28-YEA-48 DNA encodes the following proteins:
- a CDS encoding HdeA/HdeB family chaperone: protein MPINRLMLSSACAAAITAFAAFSAHAAVELSTYADAKGFIDVQKLTCAQLANTYQEDADMLAAWYSGWYNGLAKKHFAHFSRAKSGEHQIIVYCKANPDKTVIQALDILLKDVKAKR from the coding sequence ATGCCGATCAACCGACTTATGCTCTCGAGCGCTTGCGCCGCAGCCATCACGGCATTTGCCGCCTTCTCCGCCCACGCGGCCGTCGAACTCTCCACCTATGCCGACGCCAAAGGCTTCATCGATGTGCAGAAGCTGACCTGCGCCCAGCTCGCCAACACCTATCAGGAGGACGCCGACATGCTCGCCGCCTGGTACAGCGGCTGGTACAATGGCCTCGCCAAGAAGCATTTTGCCCATTTCTCGCGGGCAAAGAGTGGCGAGCATCAGATCATCGTCTATTGCAAGGCTAATCCCGACAAGACGGTCATCCAGGCGCTCGACATCCTGCTGAAGGATGTGAAGGCGAAGAGATGA
- a CDS encoding response regulator transcription factor, translating to MGSTRLGRTNTDDKSDFRSPTLGILLTVELGICPDVNKGLENSLCHYERYNQYQDLRPVIVHRASGDYMVPSKKHDGPAPMAQRFSATTIMIADDHDVVRRGVRAIIESRPGWEIVGEADDGARAFAIAEQTKPTVAVIDYSLPSLNGAELTRRIKTVSPDTEVLIFTMHDNEVLMRDVLAAGARGFLLKSDADKQLIAAIESMIRRQPFFTGRVTEAFLKLYLSQPAIPGETTLTAREREVVQLIAEGHSSKSASRILNISLKTVESHRGSAMHKLGITTTAALVRYAIRNKLIEP from the coding sequence TTGGGCTCGACACGACTGGGCCGCACCAACACGGATGATAAAAGCGATTTCCGAAGCCCGACCCTCGGAATATTATTAACCGTCGAACTAGGTATTTGTCCCGATGTTAATAAGGGTTTGGAAAATAGCCTATGCCACTATGAGCGATACAATCAGTATCAGGATCTCCGCCCAGTGATCGTTCACCGCGCCTCAGGGGACTACATGGTTCCTTCAAAAAAACACGATGGCCCGGCCCCGATGGCACAGCGCTTCAGCGCTACGACCATTATGATCGCGGATGATCACGATGTGGTTCGGCGTGGCGTGCGGGCCATCATCGAGTCCCGCCCAGGCTGGGAAATCGTTGGAGAAGCCGATGATGGCGCGAGAGCTTTCGCCATCGCCGAGCAAACCAAGCCGACGGTGGCCGTCATCGATTATTCCCTGCCTTCGCTGAATGGCGCCGAACTGACCCGGCGGATCAAGACCGTCAGTCCGGATACGGAAGTGCTCATCTTCACCATGCATGACAATGAGGTGCTGATGCGCGATGTTCTGGCCGCTGGCGCTCGCGGATTTTTACTGAAGTCCGATGCCGATAAGCAGCTCATCGCGGCCATTGAATCGATGATCCGCCGGCAACCCTTCTTCACCGGCCGGGTCACGGAAGCCTTTCTCAAACTCTATTTGTCGCAGCCGGCCATTCCTGGTGAAACGACGCTCACCGCGCGCGAACGGGAAGTCGTTCAGCTGATCGCCGAAGGCCACTCCAGCAAGTCCGCGAGCCGAATTCTCAACATCAGTTTGAAGACGGTTGAATCCCATCGCGGCTCGGCGATGCACAAATTGGGCATTACCACCACCGCCGCGCTCGTGCGCTATGCAATTCGCAACAAGCTCATCGAGCCTTAA
- a CDS encoding DUF3302 domain-containing protein — MSGLDIFAWIVLCVLVISTVGVICIMGWLPGHIAQERGHPWAQAVAVAGWITLFFGFVLWPVVFIWAYVDVPAAAQREKGA, encoded by the coding sequence ATGTCCGGTCTCGATATCTTCGCCTGGATCGTCCTCTGCGTTCTTGTCATCAGCACAGTCGGCGTCATCTGCATCATGGGGTGGCTTCCGGGGCATATCGCGCAGGAGCGTGGTCATCCATGGGCGCAAGCGGTTGCCGTGGCCGGGTGGATCACTTTGTTCTTCGGCTTCGTGCTTTGGCCGGTGGTCTTTATCTGGGCCTATGTCGATGTGCCGGCCGCGGCGCAGCGGGAGAAGGGCGCATGA
- a CDS encoding DUF1254 domain-containing protein — protein MRFSLPLVFALLIGGSAAQAEVSTDEAKAIASEAYIYAYAPIASYNTWYKQAMNKGGPEFIGGFNVFRHYAQTFTPDNKDIVTPNNDTPYSWATLDLRAEPMVLSVPAVSKDRYYVMQLIDLFTFNFAYVGVRATGRQAGHYLIAGPHWNGKKPQGIRQVFKSESDIVEVLGRTQLNGPEDVDAVKAIQAQYRLEPLSVFLRRPPPPAAKPFDAPAPDVAKEQTHDFIGYLNFLLQFAQPPHLSERGLMQRFAEIGIAPGKPWDATKVDPKQLAAIDAGIADAKIKFKEQSDKTLSSNGLFGSRSFLKNDYMKRAIAAEKGLYGNSLEEAWYGGYVGDGSKSLMLHFPAGQLPPARFFWSTTLYTLPDRLLFANDLKRYSIGDRTKGLVRDKDGSLTIYIGQTSPGAGKEANWLPAPQGPYTIVARIYGPNQAAMTGKWKLPPLEPAR, from the coding sequence ATGCGGTTTTCCCTCCCTCTCGTCTTTGCGCTTCTTATCGGTGGCTCTGCCGCGCAGGCTGAAGTTTCGACTGATGAGGCGAAAGCCATCGCGTCCGAGGCTTATATCTACGCCTATGCGCCGATCGCCAGTTACAACACCTGGTACAAGCAAGCGATGAATAAGGGCGGCCCCGAATTTATCGGCGGCTTCAATGTTTTTCGCCATTACGCGCAGACGTTCACGCCCGACAATAAAGACATCGTGACGCCCAATAACGATACGCCCTATAGCTGGGCGACGCTCGATCTGAGAGCCGAGCCCATGGTGCTGAGCGTGCCGGCGGTCTCCAAAGATCGCTACTATGTCATGCAGCTGATCGATCTCTTTACCTTCAATTTTGCCTATGTGGGCGTGCGTGCGACGGGGCGGCAGGCCGGCCATTATCTCATCGCTGGGCCACATTGGAATGGCAAGAAGCCTCAAGGCATCCGCCAGGTTTTCAAATCCGAAAGCGATATTGTTGAAGTTCTGGGGCGAACACAGTTGAACGGTCCCGAGGATGTCGACGCGGTCAAGGCGATCCAGGCCCAATACAGGCTGGAGCCGCTCAGCGTCTTTCTGAGGCGGCCGCCGCCACCGGCCGCGAAGCCGTTCGATGCGCCTGCGCCGGACGTGGCCAAAGAGCAAACGCATGATTTCATCGGCTATCTCAATTTTCTGCTTCAGTTCGCGCAACCGCCGCACCTCAGCGAGCGCGGCTTGATGCAACGCTTCGCCGAGATCGGTATCGCGCCCGGAAAGCCGTGGGATGCAACCAAGGTGGATCCGAAACAGCTTGCCGCGATTGATGCGGGTATCGCGGATGCGAAGATCAAGTTCAAAGAGCAGAGCGACAAGACGCTCAGCTCGAACGGCCTGTTTGGTTCGCGCAGCTTCCTGAAGAACGACTATATGAAGCGGGCCATTGCCGCCGAAAAAGGCCTCTATGGCAATTCGCTCGAAGAGGCTTGGTATGGCGGCTATGTCGGTGACGGTAGCAAGTCGCTGATGCTGCATTTTCCAGCTGGCCAATTGCCGCCGGCCCGGTTTTTCTGGTCGACGACGCTTTACACGCTTCCTGACCGCTTGCTCTTTGCCAACGATCTCAAACGCTATTCGATCGGCGATCGCACCAAGGGGCTCGTCCGCGATAAGGACGGTTCGCTGACGATCTATATCGGTCAAACGTCGCCGGGCGCCGGCAAGGAAGCCAATTGGCTGCCTGCGCCTCAGGGTCCTTACACCATTGTTGCGCGCATCTATGGGCCGAACCAGGCCGCGATGACCGGCAAATGGAAGCTGCCGCCCCTGGAGCCGGCCAGATGA
- a CDS encoding arylsulfatase: MNAQLLIQEKGSPPTPSQSLRRRLLVACATIAAIVTVGSAALISGAEAQTRPAPAAAQGQQAAPNILVIFGDDVGQANLSIYTRGLVGYKTPNIDRIANEGMLFTDYYAENSCTAGRSTFITGQACLRTGLCKVGAPGATVGLQKGDITIAQALKARGYATGQFGKNHLGDRDEYLPTAHGFDEFFGNLYHLNAEEEPERPYWPKNDPIFQKSYAPRGVLKTSADGKIEDTGPLTRKRMETIDDETTAAAIDFIQRQAKANKPAFTWMNFTRMHVFTHVRDSMRGQSGMPGNEYADGMIEMDQNVGKLLKALDDAGIANNTIVIYTTDNGPNAFTWPDAATTPFRSEKDTNWEGAFRVPAMIRWPGKVKPGEVSNGIVSGLDWFPTLLAAAGDTDVKERLLKGWQPQGSATNFRVHLDGYNQLDYLTGKTDKSARNEFFYFNDDGDLVATRFDNWKFAFEKQEMPGQMDIWANPFTRLRVPKMFNLRMDPYEHAEISGSGYDQWRTENAYLVAQSVIKATQFLETFVEYPPSQRIASFSIENVRRAVDKKIDESFKKRGLE; this comes from the coding sequence ATGAATGCACAGCTTCTGATACAAGAGAAGGGATCGCCACCAACGCCCTCCCAATCCTTGCGACGGCGTCTCTTGGTCGCCTGCGCGACGATCGCTGCGATCGTTACCGTCGGCTCCGCCGCTCTGATTTCTGGCGCCGAGGCGCAAACACGCCCTGCCCCGGCCGCTGCCCAGGGTCAACAGGCGGCCCCCAATATCCTCGTCATTTTTGGCGATGACGTCGGTCAAGCGAACCTCAGTATCTATACGCGTGGGCTCGTCGGTTACAAGACGCCCAATATCGACCGTATCGCCAACGAAGGCATGCTGTTCACGGATTACTATGCTGAGAACTCCTGCACCGCCGGACGTTCGACCTTTATCACGGGCCAAGCCTGCCTGCGCACCGGCCTATGCAAAGTCGGCGCGCCAGGCGCTACCGTCGGCCTTCAGAAGGGCGACATCACGATCGCTCAGGCGCTGAAGGCGCGTGGCTACGCCACCGGACAGTTCGGCAAGAACCATCTTGGCGACCGTGACGAGTATCTGCCTACTGCGCACGGCTTCGACGAATTCTTCGGCAATCTCTATCACCTTAACGCCGAGGAAGAACCGGAGCGGCCCTATTGGCCAAAGAACGACCCCATCTTCCAGAAAAGCTACGCTCCCCGCGGCGTGCTGAAGACCTCGGCCGATGGCAAGATCGAGGATACCGGCCCGCTGACCCGCAAGCGTATGGAAACCATCGACGATGAAACCACCGCTGCTGCAATCGACTTCATCCAGCGTCAGGCGAAAGCGAATAAGCCCGCCTTCACGTGGATGAACTTCACCCGCATGCATGTGTTCACCCACGTGCGCGACTCGATGCGCGGCCAGAGCGGCATGCCAGGCAATGAATATGCCGATGGCATGATCGAAATGGACCAGAACGTCGGCAAACTGCTGAAGGCGCTCGACGACGCAGGGATAGCCAACAACACCATCGTCATCTACACGACGGACAATGGCCCTAACGCCTTCACTTGGCCGGATGCAGCAACGACGCCGTTCCGTTCGGAAAAGGACACCAACTGGGAAGGCGCGTTCCGCGTGCCCGCCATGATCCGCTGGCCCGGCAAAGTCAAACCCGGTGAGGTCAGCAACGGCATCGTCTCTGGTCTCGACTGGTTCCCGACCCTTCTGGCGGCAGCGGGCGACACGGACGTCAAGGAACGCCTGCTCAAGGGCTGGCAGCCGCAGGGCAGCGCGACCAATTTCCGCGTCCATCTCGACGGCTATAATCAACTCGACTACCTCACCGGCAAAACCGACAAGAGCGCGCGCAACGAGTTCTTCTACTTCAACGACGACGGCGATCTCGTCGCCACGCGCTTCGACAACTGGAAGTTCGCGTTCGAGAAGCAGGAGATGCCCGGCCAGATGGACATCTGGGCTAATCCATTCACAAGGCTTCGCGTGCCGAAAATGTTCAATCTGCGGATGGACCCCTACGAGCATGCCGAGATTTCTGGCAGCGGTTACGATCAATGGCGGACCGAGAATGCCTATCTCGTCGCCCAGAGCGTGATCAAGGCTACGCAATTTCTGGAAACCTTCGTGGAATATCCGCCGAGCCAGCGCATCGCGAGCTTCAGCATCGAGAACGTGAGGCGCGCGGTCGACAAGAAGATCGACGAGTCCTTCAAGAAACGCGGCCTCGAATAA
- a CDS encoding DUF2092 domain-containing protein, with protein sequence MKVLGLTPIPLFGLSSDNLLSLRGGIGHRVNADMGGLGVCMVVTSKKFRLRRSALCEWAEGCKMPVRREWCRRVLAAILSLTAVSLLAPTEGTAQSRRNRTSSSTIEGPRIDPNALAALAKMGGYLRSLSSFELNATTLIEVVLDNGQKIGVPGTARYRVVVPNKLRIDVVSEAQNREFIYDGKTFTFVSPRERYYAQADAPPTIKATLELAAAKYGIELPFADLFLWGTDDAPVRDVFEASKIGELTIDNARCEHWAFRSPGRDWEVCVGIGEKPLPLLLAIVNTADPAMPRFQAMLNWNSAPTLSDDLFTYTPAADAKRIEFLTADVKELR encoded by the coding sequence ATGAAGGTTCTGGGGTTAACCCCGATACCGCTATTCGGCTTGTCCTCCGACAATTTGCTGAGCTTACGCGGCGGCATCGGTCATCGCGTCAACGCTGATATGGGTGGTTTGGGCGTCTGCATGGTCGTGACTTCCAAGAAGTTTCGGCTGCGCCGCAGCGCGCTCTGCGAATGGGCGGAGGGATGCAAAATGCCGGTGAGGCGAGAGTGGTGCCGCAGGGTCCTGGCTGCGATCCTGTCTCTAACCGCGGTTTCCCTGCTTGCTCCCACGGAGGGAACTGCCCAGAGCAGACGCAACCGAACATCCAGCAGCACCATCGAAGGCCCGCGGATCGATCCGAATGCGCTCGCGGCGCTGGCGAAGATGGGCGGATATCTCCGTTCGCTTTCGTCGTTCGAGCTGAATGCGACGACGTTGATCGAAGTCGTTCTGGATAACGGTCAGAAGATCGGCGTGCCCGGAACGGCGCGGTATCGCGTCGTTGTGCCAAACAAGTTGCGCATCGATGTGGTATCCGAGGCGCAGAATCGCGAGTTCATTTACGACGGCAAGACTTTCACCTTCGTTTCGCCGCGCGAACGCTATTACGCCCAGGCTGATGCGCCGCCCACCATCAAGGCAACGCTTGAACTGGCGGCTGCCAAATATGGCATAGAGCTGCCCTTCGCCGATTTGTTCCTGTGGGGCACGGATGATGCGCCGGTCCGCGATGTCTTCGAGGCCTCGAAAATCGGCGAACTCACCATCGACAATGCCCGCTGCGAGCATTGGGCGTTCCGCTCTCCCGGCCGAGACTGGGAGGTTTGTGTGGGCATAGGCGAAAAGCCGCTGCCCTTGCTGTTGGCCATCGTCAATACAGCCGATCCGGCCATGCCTCGCTTTCAGGCCATGTTGAATTGGAATTCCGCTCCCACTCTGTCCGACGACCTCTTCACCTACACGCCTGCCGCCGATGCGAAGCGCATCGAGTTCTTGACCGCGGATGTGAAGGAGCTGCGCTGA
- a CDS encoding DUF1254 domain-containing protein encodes MFAGENKFVGVLLSATLLFMPIALGAVHAESARPVQTATAVSPTEARQIARDAYIYGVPMVSMYGTMYEFSVDKANPQYKGPFNSILNIARVFTPEDTAFVTPNSDTPYSFIGLDLRAEPVVITLPPIEKNRYFVFQMMDLYTFNFDYLGSRTTGNAGGHYLVAGPGWKGATPKGIKKVLHAETAFVNVVGRTQMFNPADLENVRKIQQGYKVQPLSAFLGSSPPPAAPPIDWVKPIAPAAQRSSLEFFNVLAFGLQFALPAHPSEVALRERFARIGIVPGKRFDVAALSPEMKAALEAGMADGQKAMDERRAALGGKSEDLFGTRAFLKNDYVRRAVGTQVGIGANSKEEALYPIYEKDTEGQALDGTTNRYTLRFKGNSFPPVNAFWSLTMYDRPGQLLVKNPINRYLINSPMLSDLKKDPDGGLTIYIQNASPGADKEANWLPAPKGPFMMAMRYYWPKPMLLQGKWKSPTVERVK; translated from the coding sequence ATGTTTGCAGGAGAGAACAAGTTTGTCGGTGTTCTGCTGTCTGCAACGCTGCTGTTCATGCCGATCGCTTTGGGGGCCGTTCACGCTGAAAGTGCTCGTCCGGTGCAAACCGCGACAGCGGTGTCGCCCACGGAGGCGCGCCAGATCGCGCGCGACGCCTATATATACGGCGTGCCGATGGTCAGCATGTACGGCACGATGTACGAGTTCTCGGTCGACAAGGCCAATCCTCAATACAAAGGGCCTTTTAATTCGATCTTGAACATAGCCCGCGTCTTCACGCCTGAAGATACGGCATTCGTGACGCCAAATTCCGATACGCCTTATTCCTTCATCGGTCTGGATCTCCGTGCGGAGCCGGTGGTTATCACGCTGCCGCCGATTGAGAAGAACCGTTACTTCGTTTTCCAGATGATGGATCTCTATACGTTCAACTTCGATTATCTCGGCAGCCGTACCACAGGCAATGCCGGAGGCCATTATCTGGTCGCGGGTCCAGGCTGGAAGGGGGCGACGCCCAAGGGCATCAAGAAAGTACTTCATGCGGAAACCGCATTCGTAAACGTCGTTGGCCGCACCCAGATGTTCAATCCGGCCGACCTCGAGAATGTGAGGAAGATCCAGCAAGGCTATAAGGTTCAGCCGCTTTCAGCCTTTCTCGGCTCTAGCCCGCCGCCCGCCGCTCCGCCCATCGATTGGGTGAAGCCCATTGCTCCGGCGGCGCAGCGCAGCTCCCTCGAATTCTTCAACGTTCTAGCCTTCGGGCTCCAGTTCGCATTGCCGGCTCATCCCAGTGAAGTCGCGTTGCGCGAGCGTTTTGCGCGGATAGGGATCGTGCCTGGCAAGCGGTTCGATGTTGCGGCGCTGTCGCCGGAGATGAAGGCGGCGTTGGAAGCCGGGATGGCCGACGGACAGAAGGCCATGGACGAGCGCCGGGCGGCGCTTGGAGGCAAGAGCGAAGATCTGTTTGGCACCCGTGCTTTTCTCAAGAATGACTATGTGCGCCGCGCCGTGGGAACGCAGGTCGGCATCGGCGCCAATTCGAAGGAAGAGGCGCTCTACCCGATCTATGAAAAGGATACCGAAGGGCAGGCGCTCGACGGAACGACCAACCGCTATACGCTGCGATTCAAGGGAAACAGCTTTCCACCGGTCAATGCCTTCTGGTCTCTCACCATGTATGATCGTCCCGGCCAGTTGCTGGTGAAAAATCCCATCAATCGCTACCTGATCAATTCGCCCATGCTCTCCGATCTCAAGAAAGATCCGGATGGAGGCCTGACGATCTACATACAGAACGCCTCCCCTGGTGCGGACAAGGAGGCCAATTGGCTGCCCGCGCCGAAAGGGCCGTTCATGATGGCGATGCGCTACTACTGGCCAAAGCCAATGCTGCTCCAAGGCAAATGGAAATCGCCGACCGTTGAGCGTGTGAAATAG
- a CDS encoding fused MFS/spermidine synthase: protein MTLARADQASTRRSGRRTTRSSARANQARIDARTGESFPALFLFLSGIAALICQVLWIKQLSLVVGVDVYAVTIGVSAFFTGLAIGGLVFGRMADRTAHPLRLYAALEGGVAVLAVAATLGLAQAAPLFASLEQISPLLAWTLVFALVGIPAILMGGTLPALTRYAMGQRDGVGAIGGRLYAANTAGAITGALLSSFLIIPTAGMRGSAFVAAGLCLAAALLALAVGRTARPAQRPAPEVTRKPQATRLSREGKLALGLYAIAGGIALGYEVVWSQAIVPFMSTRSFAFSILLATYLAGLAIGAALFARRADRIARPWSVFGLLIAGAGLAAILPIALLGPWLIQLQSLVEAWVLQLTGSAFAGMSARFAVAAICVVLPATILLGAAFPAALRLAVAPGQIGRGVGFIVAGNTFGGILGTALTGFILVPALGLVRSLAVLAIAAAAIGMIAALREIRAASKAWLGTVVIGGLACVTAFLLPADRLAALLPGASGANLISYEEGLGGTVAVVERGAGRNRFRRLYIQGVSNSGDAMPSLRYMRLQALLPLIIHNGEPKSALVIGFGTGITAGALLTYPGLERRVVAELLPSVVRAASAFDGNFQATRDPRLDIRLRDGRRELLRNSDHYDLITLEPPPPSAAGVVNLYSSDFYSLARSRLTAQGLVAQWLPLPTQNDEDTRSLVRSFLDVFPHATLWTTELHEMLLIGSQEPVTLDLQRITQRLGQPEVAKALADVGIASPAALLATFVTDRAGLERYAGAARPVTDNDPRIEYAGWVRRYELNTTLPALMDMQRAPVIIGADDPFKAALATETDTLLTFYDAGLAAYAGERVRWARQMRQVAQAAPENSYYRWFTGGMRE, encoded by the coding sequence ATGACATTGGCGCGCGCCGACCAGGCCTCAACGCGCCGCTCTGGCCGAAGAACCACGCGTTCTTCGGCCAGAGCCAACCAAGCACGCATAGATGCGCGCACCGGCGAAAGCTTTCCGGCGCTGTTTCTATTTTTGTCTGGCATAGCCGCGCTCATCTGCCAGGTGCTTTGGATCAAGCAGCTTTCCTTGGTGGTCGGTGTCGATGTTTATGCCGTCACCATCGGCGTCAGCGCTTTCTTCACCGGCCTCGCCATCGGCGGCCTCGTCTTTGGCCGCATGGCCGATCGCACTGCCCATCCTTTGCGTCTCTATGCCGCCCTTGAAGGCGGCGTCGCCGTGCTCGCCGTGGCCGCCACCCTCGGCCTCGCCCAGGCCGCGCCCCTCTTTGCCAGCCTCGAACAAATCAGTCCGCTGCTCGCCTGGACGCTGGTGTTCGCCCTGGTCGGCATTCCCGCGATCCTCATGGGCGGCACGCTGCCGGCGCTCACCCGCTATGCCATGGGACAACGCGACGGCGTCGGTGCGATCGGTGGTCGGCTTTACGCCGCCAACACGGCGGGCGCCATCACAGGCGCGCTGCTGTCTTCGTTCCTGATCATCCCAACTGCGGGCATGCGCGGCTCGGCCTTCGTCGCGGCCGGCCTGTGCCTGGCAGCCGCCCTGCTTGCGCTCGCCGTTGGCAGAACCGCCAGGCCGGCCCAGCGGCCAGCCCCCGAAGTTACCCGTAAGCCGCAAGCGACCCGCTTGTCGCGCGAAGGAAAACTGGCGCTTGGTCTCTACGCCATCGCCGGCGGAATAGCGCTGGGCTACGAGGTCGTCTGGTCGCAGGCGATCGTCCCCTTCATGAGCACGCGCAGCTTCGCCTTCTCCATCCTGCTCGCGACTTACCTGGCCGGTCTCGCCATCGGCGCCGCCCTCTTCGCGCGGCGGGCCGATCGCATCGCCCGGCCGTGGAGCGTTTTCGGATTACTCATCGCGGGCGCCGGCCTTGCCGCGATCCTGCCGATCGCTTTGCTCGGCCCCTGGTTGATTCAACTGCAGAGCCTGGTCGAGGCATGGGTGTTGCAACTGACCGGCAGCGCCTTTGCCGGCATGTCCGCCCGCTTCGCTGTGGCTGCGATCTGCGTGGTCCTGCCCGCCACGATCCTTCTCGGAGCGGCTTTTCCCGCCGCGTTGCGACTGGCCGTCGCGCCCGGGCAAATCGGTCGTGGCGTCGGCTTCATCGTCGCCGGCAACACGTTCGGTGGGATCCTCGGCACGGCCCTCACCGGCTTCATTCTCGTTCCAGCGCTGGGCTTGGTGCGCAGCCTCGCTGTCCTTGCCATAGCCGCCGCCGCGATTGGAATGATCGCGGCGTTACGCGAGATACGAGCGGCCTCGAAAGCCTGGCTCGGCACTGTAGTTATTGGCGGCCTGGCCTGCGTCACCGCCTTTCTCCTTCCGGCCGACCGCTTGGCGGCACTGCTGCCGGGCGCCAGCGGCGCGAACCTGATCTCGTATGAAGAAGGCCTCGGCGGCACCGTGGCGGTGGTCGAGCGCGGCGCGGGACGCAACCGCTTCCGCCGTCTCTACATCCAGGGCGTCTCGAACTCCGGCGATGCCATGCCGTCGCTGCGCTATATGCGGCTGCAAGCGCTGCTGCCCTTGATCATCCACAATGGCGAACCCAAATCGGCGCTGGTGATCGGCTTCGGCACCGGCATCACCGCCGGCGCTCTCCTCACCTATCCGGGGCTGGAGCGGCGCGTGGTCGCCGAACTGCTGCCGAGCGTGGTGCGGGCGGCTTCAGCCTTCGACGGCAACTTTCAGGCAACGCGCGATCCCCGCCTCGATATCCGCCTGCGCGACGGGCGTCGCGAGCTTCTGCGCAATAGCGACCATTACGACCTGATTACGTTGGAGCCCCCGCCGCCTTCCGCGGCCGGTGTCGTGAACCTTTATTCGAGCGACTTTTATTCGCTTGCCCGTTCGCGCCTCACCGCGCAGGGGCTCGTGGCGCAATGGCTCCCCTTGCCGACGCAGAACGATGAGGACACGCGCTCCCTGGTGCGCAGCTTCCTTGACGTCTTCCCCCATGCCACGCTTTGGACAACCGAGCTGCACGAGATGCTGCTGATCGGTTCGCAGGAACCCGTGACGCTGGATCTGCAGCGGATCACCCAGCGGCTCGGACAGCCGGAGGTGGCCAAAGCCCTCGCCGATGTTGGCATTGCCTCCCCTGCCGCGCTGCTGGCGACATTCGTCACCGACCGCGCCGGACTGGAGCGCTACGCTGGCGCCGCCAGGCCGGTCACGGATAACGATCCGCGCATCGAATATGCCGGCTGGGTTCGTCGCTACGAGTTGAACACCACATTGCCGGCCTTGATGGACATGCAGCGCGCGCCCGTCATCATCGGTGCCGACGATCCTTTCAAGGCGGCGCTCGCCACCGAAACCGACACTCTCCTCACCTTCTATGACGCCGGCCTCGCCGCCTATGCCGGCGAGAGGGTGCGCTGGGCCCGGCAGATGCGGCAGGTTGCGCAGGCCGCGCCCGAGAATTCCTATTACCGCTGGTTCACCGGGGGAATGCGTGAATGA
- a CDS encoding formylglycine-generating enzyme family protein: MVWVPGGTFKMGSDKHYPEEAPVHRVSVDGFWIQRTPVTNKQFRAFIEATGHRTFAETPPDPKDYPGALASMLKAGSLVFRAPGGTVDLRDWSRWWNFEFGANWRRPYGRNSTNRGLDDHPVVHVAYQDACAYAAWLGADLPTEAEWEFAARGGLDGAEFAWGDGGLNPEGRQMANTWQGQFPNENLKLDGYERTSPVGAFPANGYGLYDMIGNVWEWTSDFFAPRHTGDAVKACCIPKNPRGAQAEASFDPRQPNIRIPRRVIKGGSHLCAPNYCRRYRPAARHAEPVDTSTCHLGFRCVLRPSANSQD; this comes from the coding sequence ATGGTCTGGGTGCCTGGCGGCACATTCAAAATGGGATCTGACAAGCATTATCCGGAAGAAGCGCCGGTTCATCGCGTCAGCGTCGACGGCTTCTGGATTCAACGCACGCCGGTCACCAACAAACAGTTCCGCGCTTTCATCGAGGCCACCGGTCATCGCACCTTTGCCGAAACACCGCCCGATCCAAAGGACTATCCAGGTGCGCTCGCCAGCATGCTGAAAGCCGGGTCGCTTGTCTTTCGGGCGCCCGGCGGCACGGTCGATCTGCGCGATTGGAGCCGGTGGTGGAATTTCGAATTCGGCGCGAATTGGCGCCGTCCCTATGGCCGCAACTCGACCAATCGCGGCCTTGATGATCACCCGGTTGTTCATGTCGCCTATCAAGATGCCTGCGCCTATGCGGCCTGGCTCGGCGCGGATCTGCCGACCGAAGCAGAATGGGAGTTCGCCGCCCGTGGCGGCCTCGATGGCGCGGAGTTTGCCTGGGGCGATGGCGGGTTAAACCCTGAGGGCCGCCAGATGGCCAACACCTGGCAAGGGCAATTTCCCAACGAGAATCTCAAGCTCGATGGCTATGAGCGCACCTCGCCTGTCGGCGCATTCCCGGCCAATGGCTACGGCCTCTACGACATGATCGGCAATGTCTGGGAATGGACCAGCGACTTCTTCGCGCCGCGCCATACCGGAGATGCCGTCAAGGCGTGCTGCATCCCCAAGAACCCGCGCGGCGCGCAAGCGGAAGCCAGCTTCGACCCGCGCCAACCCAATATCCGCATTCCGCGCCGCGTCATCAAAGGCGGCTCGCATCTCTGCGCGCCCAACTATTGCCGACGCTATCGGCCGGCCGCCCGTCATGCCGAGCCGGTCGATACCTCCACCTGCCATCTGGGCTTTCGCTGTGTTCTTCGACCCAGCGCGAACTCGCAAGACTGA